One window of Burkholderia vietnamiensis LMG 10929 genomic DNA carries:
- the msbA gene encoding lipid A export permease/ATP-binding protein MsbA — translation MDGASTSPVTVLKRLWPYIRPLIGIVVLAVMTMGVVAATEAGIPALLKPLLDHGFGSHGSDRAKWYVPIAVIGLALVRGVSQYASNYLLNYVSNRILLQLRLEMFQRMIHTGASFFQRETASTVINAIVFEVNQILSVLTGVMVTLVRDSLTVVFLLGYLFILNWRLTLIVAVILPGIGWLVSKINRRLRRLNREHQTLTNELSYIVEETVGGYKVVKVHNGEAYELDRFTSMSKRLRGYAMRMTISGGLAQPLTQFLASIALAVVITIAVVQSTNDQTTVGGFVAFVTSMLLVISPLKHLIDVNQPLQRGMTAAELIFGLIDEPAEPQGGGRELPHARGEIEFRDVSFDYGAAERPTLDRISFKVAPGEMIALAGPSGSGKTTLVNLLPRFFDPTGGTILVDGVPVRDFDIHALRGQMAMVSQDVVLFNDTIAANVAYGQTPDRARVQAALEAANLADAVAAMPDGLDTLVGGNGMRLSGGQRQRLAIARAIYKDAPILILDEATSALDSESERHVQAALERLMEGRTTLVIAHRLSTIERADRILVLEAGKIVESGSHDELLRHGGLYAHLHRIQYQQQAA, via the coding sequence ATGGACGGCGCCAGCACGTCGCCGGTCACGGTCCTCAAGCGCCTGTGGCCGTACATCCGGCCGCTGATCGGCATCGTGGTGCTCGCCGTGATGACGATGGGCGTCGTCGCCGCCACCGAGGCCGGCATTCCGGCGCTGCTCAAGCCGCTGCTCGACCACGGGTTCGGTTCGCACGGCAGCGATCGCGCGAAATGGTACGTGCCGATCGCGGTGATCGGGCTCGCGCTCGTGCGCGGCGTGTCGCAGTACGCGTCCAATTACCTGCTCAACTACGTATCGAACCGCATCCTGCTGCAGCTGCGGCTCGAGATGTTCCAGCGGATGATCCACACGGGCGCGTCGTTCTTCCAGCGCGAGACCGCGAGCACCGTGATCAACGCGATCGTGTTCGAGGTCAACCAGATCCTGTCGGTGCTGACCGGCGTGATGGTCACGCTCGTGCGCGATTCGCTGACCGTCGTGTTCCTGCTCGGCTACCTGTTCATCCTGAACTGGCGGCTCACGCTGATCGTCGCGGTGATCCTGCCGGGCATCGGCTGGCTGGTCAGCAAGATCAATCGCCGCCTGCGCCGCCTGAACCGCGAGCACCAGACGCTGACCAACGAGCTGTCGTACATCGTCGAGGAGACGGTCGGCGGGTACAAGGTCGTCAAGGTGCACAACGGCGAAGCGTACGAACTCGACCGCTTCACCTCGATGAGCAAGCGCCTGCGCGGCTATGCGATGCGCATGACGATCTCCGGCGGCCTCGCGCAGCCGCTCACGCAATTCCTCGCGTCGATCGCGCTCGCGGTGGTGATCACGATCGCGGTCGTGCAGTCGACGAACGACCAGACGACGGTCGGCGGCTTCGTCGCGTTCGTCACGTCGATGCTGCTGGTGATTTCGCCGCTCAAGCATCTGATCGACGTGAACCAGCCGCTGCAGCGCGGCATGACCGCCGCCGAGCTGATCTTCGGGCTGATCGACGAGCCGGCCGAGCCGCAGGGCGGCGGCCGCGAGCTGCCGCATGCGCGCGGTGAGATCGAATTCCGCGACGTGTCGTTCGACTACGGCGCGGCCGAGCGGCCGACGCTCGACCGCATTTCGTTCAAGGTCGCGCCGGGCGAGATGATCGCGCTCGCGGGGCCGTCCGGCAGCGGCAAGACGACGCTCGTGAACCTGCTGCCGCGCTTCTTCGATCCGACCGGCGGCACGATCCTGGTCGACGGCGTGCCGGTCCGCGACTTCGACATCCACGCGCTGCGCGGGCAGATGGCGATGGTCAGCCAGGACGTGGTGCTGTTCAACGACACGATCGCCGCGAACGTCGCGTACGGGCAGACGCCGGACCGCGCGCGCGTCCAGGCCGCGCTCGAAGCCGCGAACCTCGCCGACGCGGTCGCCGCGATGCCGGACGGGCTCGACACGCTGGTCGGCGGCAACGGCATGCGCCTGTCGGGCGGCCAGCGGCAGCGGCTCGCGATCGCGCGCGCGATCTACAAGGACGCACCGATCCTGATCCTCGACGAGGCGACCTCCGCGCTCGACTCCGAATCCGAGCGTCACGTGCAAGCCGCGCTCGAACGGCTGATGGAAGGGCGCACGACGCTCGTGATCGCGCACCGGCTGTCGACCATCGAACGCGCGGACCGCATCCTCGTGCTCGAGGCCGGCAAGATCGTCGAGTCCGGCAGCCACGACGAATTGCTGCGTCACGGCGGGCTCTACGCGCATCTGCATCGAATCCAGTATCAGCAGCAGGCGGCCTGA
- a CDS encoding RcnB family protein — MTKMHGMMLAALVAAGFAAPAAMAQGHGNQGNYGDHGGPGMHRGHGPKHMPPGQAMHRDDDVPPRWADQPRRDWHRGDRLPPEFRDRQYVVDDWRGYHLSAPPRGYQWVGVGGDYLLVQIGSGIVLRVGP, encoded by the coding sequence ATGACGAAGATGCACGGGATGATGCTGGCCGCGCTGGTCGCGGCAGGTTTCGCGGCGCCGGCCGCGATGGCGCAAGGTCACGGCAACCAGGGCAACTACGGCGATCACGGCGGCCCCGGCATGCACCGCGGCCACGGCCCGAAGCACATGCCGCCCGGTCAGGCGATGCATCGCGACGACGACGTACCGCCGCGCTGGGCCGATCAGCCTCGCCGCGACTGGCACCGGGGCGACCGGCTGCCGCCCGAATTCCGCGATCGCCAGTACGTCGTCGACGATTGGCGCGGCTACCATCTGAGCGCGCCCCCGCGCGGCTATCAGTGGGTCGGCGTCGGCGGCGATTATCTGCTCGTGCAGATCGGCTCGGGCATCGTGTTGCGGGTCGGCCCCTAA
- a CDS encoding FUSC family protein: MNTIRTFNEARRQIQQSIFDLLKGLTFGERLAQGALMALQAVCSACLAFAIGRALHTEQAVWAAITAIAVTQHNYSDTMSLSRDQFIGAMIGGLTGFAGAALGGDRLLAYAITVAVAIVVCWCLNVGSAARLGGVTATIVLLFPGNGPLWDIPLMRLGEVALGTVCALGVCWAMSLIERRWFRRAAG; this comes from the coding sequence ATGAATACGATCAGGACATTCAACGAAGCCCGCCGGCAGATCCAGCAGTCGATCTTCGATCTGCTCAAGGGGCTGACCTTCGGCGAACGGCTCGCGCAAGGCGCGCTGATGGCGCTGCAGGCCGTCTGCAGCGCGTGCCTCGCCTTCGCGATCGGCCGCGCGCTGCACACCGAGCAGGCCGTGTGGGCCGCCATTACGGCGATCGCCGTCACGCAGCACAACTACTCGGACACGATGTCGCTGTCGCGCGACCAGTTCATCGGCGCGATGATCGGTGGCCTGACGGGCTTCGCGGGCGCCGCGCTCGGCGGCGACCGGCTGCTCGCGTATGCGATCACGGTCGCCGTTGCGATCGTCGTGTGCTGGTGTCTGAACGTGGGGAGTGCCGCACGGCTCGGCGGCGTGACCGCGACGATCGTGCTGCTGTTTCCGGGCAACGGCCCGCTGTGGGACATTCCGCTGATGCGGCTAGGCGAAGTGGCGCTGGGCACCGTGTGCGCGCTGGGCGTGTGCTGGGCGATGTCGCTGATCGAGCGACGCTGGTTTCGCCGCGCCGCGGGCTAG
- a CDS encoding MFS transporter — MTIKHAVSVRSLRALDWLNFFVANVQTGFGPFIASYLASHKWTQGEIGMVLSIGTISAMVSQVPGGAAVDALKNKKGAAAWAIAAIILSAVLLASSPTIVPVIAAEVFHGFASCMLVPAMAAISFSLVGRADLGDRLGRNARWASIGSAVAAGLMGLTGEYFSARAVFWLTAVLALPALFALAMIQPTHEVIPHASKPDERDDADEGEDRETLLELLRDRRMLTFAACVVLFHLSNAAMLNLAAGEVTAGMGENVQLVIAACIIVPQAIVAMLSPWVGRSAQRWGRRPILLLGFSALPVRALLFAGVGSPYLLVPVQMLDGISAAVFGVMLPLIAADVAAGKGRYNLCIGLFGLAAGIGATLSTAVAGYVADHFGNAVSFFGLAAAGALAVLLVWLAMPETRVENGDANVGEPAPASPEQAH, encoded by the coding sequence ATGACGATCAAGCATGCCGTCAGCGTGCGCAGCCTCCGGGCGCTCGACTGGCTCAACTTCTTCGTTGCAAACGTTCAAACCGGATTCGGGCCGTTCATCGCGTCCTACCTCGCGTCGCACAAGTGGACGCAGGGCGAGATCGGCATGGTGCTATCGATCGGCACGATCAGCGCGATGGTCAGCCAGGTGCCGGGCGGCGCCGCGGTCGATGCGCTGAAGAACAAGAAAGGCGCGGCCGCATGGGCGATCGCGGCCATCATCCTGTCCGCGGTGCTGCTCGCGTCGAGCCCGACGATCGTGCCGGTGATCGCGGCCGAGGTGTTCCACGGCTTCGCGAGCTGCATGCTGGTGCCGGCGATGGCCGCGATTTCGTTTTCGCTGGTGGGCCGCGCCGACCTCGGCGACCGCCTCGGCCGCAACGCGCGCTGGGCCTCGATCGGCAGCGCGGTGGCCGCCGGCCTGATGGGGCTCACCGGCGAGTATTTCTCCGCGCGCGCGGTGTTCTGGCTGACCGCGGTGCTCGCGTTGCCCGCGCTGTTCGCGCTCGCGATGATCCAGCCGACGCACGAAGTGATCCCGCATGCGTCGAAGCCCGACGAGCGCGACGATGCCGACGAAGGCGAGGATCGCGAGACGCTGCTCGAGCTGTTGCGCGATCGCCGGATGCTGACCTTCGCGGCGTGCGTCGTGCTGTTCCACCTGTCGAACGCGGCGATGCTGAACCTGGCGGCCGGCGAAGTCACGGCCGGGATGGGCGAGAACGTGCAGCTCGTGATCGCCGCGTGCATCATCGTGCCGCAGGCGATCGTCGCGATGCTGTCGCCGTGGGTCGGCCGCTCCGCGCAACGCTGGGGCCGCCGGCCGATCCTGCTGCTCGGCTTCTCCGCGCTGCCGGTGCGCGCGCTGCTGTTTGCCGGCGTGGGCAGCCCGTACCTGCTGGTGCCGGTGCAGATGCTCGACGGCATCAGCGCGGCCGTGTTCGGCGTGATGCTGCCGCTGATCGCGGCCGACGTCGCCGCCGGCAAGGGCCGCTACAACCTGTGCATCGGGTTGTTCGGCCTCGCGGCCGGCATCGGCGCGACGCTCAGCACGGCAGTGGCCGGCTACGTCGCCGATCACTTCGGCAACGCCGTCAGCTTCTTCGGGCTGGCCGCGGCCGGCGCGCTGGCCGTGCTGCTCGTGTGGCTCGCGATGCCGGAAACGCGCGTCGAAAACGGCGACGCGAACGTCGGCGAGCCGGCGCCCGCGTCGCCCGAACAGGCGCACTGA
- a CDS encoding PRC-barrel domain-containing protein, giving the protein MSGGLPFPASRMSFPSSTVMVALAAAALLSGCGLLPVQNPPAPISEALVEPIGETAGEPLTMPPVPPLVQPEGQEAPKKPHREVTRPKPVQRPESPTPPPPPPPPLVATRPIERSQIHALLDSEVARRNGKVVGRAVDMVVDAGGKPREMIVNLQGFMGIGDRKVSFPWSVFRFTPGGKQEPIVLDVPAGELPAAARPKAVPLSGSAAASPATRLPMLDSDVERPNGTKIGRVIDVLIDRGAQPQAVVLDLGGLVNTERRSIVASWGALRFVTRDKALHPQLDLNDAQIKAAPPYAADKPIVVVSPPPAAAPASPASAAR; this is encoded by the coding sequence ATGAGCGGCGGACTTCCGTTTCCCGCATCCCGCATGTCGTTCCCGTCGTCGACGGTCATGGTCGCTCTCGCGGCCGCCGCACTGCTGTCCGGCTGCGGGCTGCTGCCCGTGCAGAATCCGCCCGCCCCGATCAGCGAGGCGCTCGTCGAGCCCATCGGCGAAACCGCCGGCGAACCGCTGACGATGCCGCCCGTCCCGCCGCTCGTGCAGCCCGAAGGACAGGAAGCGCCGAAAAAGCCGCACCGCGAGGTGACGCGCCCGAAGCCCGTGCAGCGCCCCGAATCGCCCACGCCGCCGCCCCCACCGCCGCCTCCGCTCGTTGCAACGCGTCCGATCGAGCGTTCGCAGATCCACGCGCTGCTCGACAGCGAAGTCGCCCGCCGCAACGGCAAGGTGGTCGGCCGCGCGGTCGACATGGTCGTCGACGCGGGCGGCAAGCCGCGCGAGATGATCGTCAATCTGCAGGGCTTCATGGGCATCGGCGACCGTAAGGTCAGCTTCCCGTGGAGCGTGTTCCGCTTCACGCCGGGCGGCAAGCAGGAGCCGATCGTGCTCGACGTGCCGGCGGGCGAACTGCCGGCCGCCGCACGGCCCAAGGCCGTGCCGCTGTCGGGCTCGGCCGCGGCGTCGCCGGCGACGCGACTGCCGATGCTCGACAGCGACGTCGAACGCCCGAACGGCACGAAGATCGGCCGCGTCATCGACGTGCTGATCGACCGCGGCGCGCAGCCGCAGGCCGTCGTGCTCGACCTCGGCGGCCTCGTCAATACCGAGCGACGCTCGATTGTGGCCAGCTGGGGCGCGCTGCGCTTCGTCACGCGCGACAAGGCGCTGCATCCGCAGCTCGACCTGAACGACGCGCAGATCAAGGCGGCGCCGCCCTATGCGGCCGACAAGCCGATCGTCGTGGTATCGCCACCGCCTGCCGCCGCGCCGGCTTCGCCTGCGAGTGCTGCCCGATGA
- a CDS encoding YggL family protein, whose protein sequence is MSKSHNRRQRKKLHIGEFQELAFNATAQYRTELSDLERGQLIDAFIDFVEANGLLTVASADEGIGAYVISGAPRGTTTDADRETVRAWLAARAELTDVQVSEFSDAWYPDA, encoded by the coding sequence ATGAGCAAAAGCCACAACCGCCGCCAACGCAAGAAGCTCCACATCGGCGAATTCCAGGAGCTCGCGTTCAACGCGACCGCGCAATACCGCACCGAGCTGTCCGACCTCGAGCGCGGCCAGCTGATCGATGCCTTCATCGACTTCGTCGAAGCGAACGGCCTGCTGACCGTCGCATCCGCCGACGAAGGCATCGGCGCATACGTGATCTCCGGCGCGCCGCGCGGCACGACCACCGACGCCGACCGCGAGACCGTGCGCGCATGGCTCGCCGCCCGCGCCGAGCTGACCGACGTGCAGGTCAGCGAATTCAGCGACGCGTGGTACCCGGACGCCTGA
- a CDS encoding pentapeptide repeat-containing protein, protein MIFGSHGVKFGSSDARGSNFSGARFVECNFSATRLDDARLVRTSFENCDLSGVDFRGANLEGVDFHGGTFWSAPDGSVLDQTKFDDTPEARRTIERSTIARKDRIEWCPVAPRADAEPASLVSRTRLKGRPGEVVPRSGWWISPALGSEQGRRYFSAGEKFPDIESTSWGRVIWSYNADDRR, encoded by the coding sequence GTGATCTTTGGTTCCCATGGTGTCAAATTCGGATCGAGCGACGCCCGCGGCTCCAATTTCTCGGGCGCCCGATTCGTCGAATGCAATTTTTCTGCGACACGGCTCGACGACGCGCGTCTGGTCCGAACGTCGTTCGAGAACTGCGACCTGAGCGGCGTCGATTTCCGAGGGGCGAACCTGGAAGGCGTGGATTTTCACGGCGGCACGTTCTGGAGCGCACCCGACGGATCGGTGCTGGACCAAACGAAGTTCGACGACACGCCGGAGGCGCGCCGTACGATCGAACGGAGCACGATCGCGAGAAAGGACCGGATCGAATGGTGCCCGGTTGCCCCGCGCGCCGACGCAGAACCGGCTTCGCTCGTTTCACGCACGAGGCTGAAAGGCAGGCCGGGCGAAGTCGTGCCGCGGAGCGGCTGGTGGATCAGCCCGGCGCTCGGGAGCGAGCAGGGGCGGCGCTATTTCAGCGCCGGAGAGAAGTTTCCAGACATCGAGTCGACCAGCTGGGGGCGCGTGATCTGGAGTTACAACGCCGACGATCGACGTTGA
- the rng gene encoding ribonuclease G has protein sequence MNEEILINLTPQETRVALVQQGAVQELHVERTLSRGRVGNIYLGKVVRVLPGMQSAFIDIGLERAAFLHVADIWHPRLAGEPQSGAPHQPIEKIVFEGQTLMVQVIKDPIGTKGARLSTQVSIAGRTLVYLPQEPHIGISQKIESEAEREAVRARLTAVVPPDEKGGYIVRTIAEDASSEELAGDVAYLRKTWATIVAQAQRLPATSLLYQDLDLAQRVLRDFANDQTTRIQVDSRETYQRLAEFAAEFTPAVSPKLHHYTGERPLFDLYNIETEIQRALSRRVDLKSGGYLMIDQTEAMTTIDVNTGGYVGARNFDDTIFKTNLEAAHTIARQLRLRNLGGIIIIDFIDMENAEHRDAVLSELKKALSRDRTRVTVNGFSQLGLVEMTRKRTRESLAHVLCEPCPTCQGKGQVKTARTVCYDVLREILRESRQFNPREFRVIAAQQVIDLFLDEESQHLAMLIDFIGKPVSLQVESNLSQEQYDIVLM, from the coding sequence ATGAACGAAGAAATCCTGATCAACCTCACGCCGCAGGAAACGCGGGTCGCACTCGTGCAGCAAGGCGCGGTGCAGGAGCTTCACGTCGAGCGCACGCTGTCGCGCGGGCGGGTCGGCAACATCTATCTCGGCAAGGTCGTGCGCGTGCTGCCCGGCATGCAGTCGGCGTTCATCGACATCGGCCTGGAACGCGCGGCGTTCCTGCACGTCGCGGACATCTGGCATCCGCGGCTCGCGGGCGAGCCGCAGTCGGGCGCGCCGCACCAGCCGATCGAGAAGATCGTGTTCGAAGGTCAGACGCTGATGGTCCAGGTGATCAAGGACCCGATCGGCACGAAGGGCGCGCGCCTGTCGACGCAGGTGAGCATCGCGGGCCGCACGCTCGTCTACCTGCCGCAGGAGCCGCACATCGGCATCTCGCAGAAGATCGAGAGCGAGGCCGAGCGCGAGGCCGTGCGTGCGCGGCTGACCGCCGTGGTTCCGCCGGACGAGAAAGGCGGCTACATCGTGCGCACGATCGCCGAGGATGCGAGCTCCGAGGAGCTCGCCGGCGACGTCGCGTATCTGCGCAAGACCTGGGCGACGATCGTCGCGCAGGCGCAGCGGCTGCCGGCGACGAGCCTGCTGTACCAGGATCTCGATCTCGCGCAGCGCGTGCTGCGCGATTTCGCGAACGACCAGACGACGCGCATCCAGGTCGATTCGCGCGAGACGTACCAGCGCCTCGCGGAATTCGCGGCCGAGTTCACGCCGGCGGTGAGCCCGAAGCTGCATCACTACACCGGCGAGCGGCCGCTGTTCGACCTGTACAACATCGAGACGGAGATCCAGCGCGCGCTGTCGCGCCGCGTCGACCTGAAGTCGGGCGGTTATCTGATGATCGACCAGACCGAGGCGATGACGACGATCGACGTGAACACCGGCGGCTACGTCGGCGCGCGCAACTTCGACGACACGATCTTCAAGACCAACCTCGAGGCGGCGCACACGATCGCGCGCCAGCTGCGGCTGCGCAACCTCGGCGGGATCATCATCATCGACTTCATCGACATGGAGAACGCCGAGCATCGCGACGCGGTGCTCTCCGAGCTGAAGAAGGCGCTGTCGCGCGACCGCACGCGCGTGACGGTGAACGGCTTCTCGCAGCTGGGGCTCGTCGAGATGACGCGCAAGCGCACGCGCGAATCGCTCGCGCACGTGCTGTGCGAGCCTTGCCCGACCTGTCAGGGCAAGGGGCAGGTCAAGACCGCGCGCACCGTGTGCTACGACGTGCTGCGCGAAATCCTGCGCGAGTCGCGCCAGTTCAACCCGCGCGAATTCCGCGTGATCGCCGCGCAGCAGGTGATCGACCTGTTCCTCGACGAGGAGTCGCAGCATCTCGCGATGCTGATCGACTTCATCGGCAAGCCGGTGTCGCTGCAGGTCGAGTCGAATCTGAGTCAGGAGCAGTACGACATCGTGCTGATGTAG
- a CDS encoding Maf family protein: MPSSTSPAVFPILYLASQSPRRQELLQQIGVRFELLLPRPDEDAEALEAELAGEAADAYVQRVTVAKAEAARARLVASGKPAAPVLVADTTVTIDGAILGKPADADDALAMLTRLAGREHEVLTAVAVIGADGALLPPALSRSSVRFAAAPRDAFERYVETGEPFGKAGAYAIQGRAAEFVERIAGSHSGIMGLPLFETAALLRAARVAF; this comes from the coding sequence ATGCCGTCCAGCACGTCCCCCGCAGTTTTCCCGATCCTTTACCTCGCATCCCAAAGCCCGCGCCGCCAGGAGCTGCTGCAGCAGATCGGCGTGCGCTTCGAATTGCTGCTGCCGCGCCCCGACGAAGACGCCGAGGCGCTCGAAGCCGAACTCGCCGGTGAAGCGGCCGACGCGTACGTGCAGCGCGTGACGGTCGCGAAGGCCGAGGCCGCGCGTGCGCGGCTCGTCGCGAGCGGCAAGCCGGCCGCGCCCGTGCTCGTCGCCGACACCACGGTGACGATCGACGGCGCGATCCTCGGCAAGCCGGCCGATGCCGACGACGCGCTCGCGATGCTGACGCGTCTCGCCGGCCGCGAACACGAAGTGCTGACGGCCGTCGCGGTGATCGGCGCCGACGGCGCGCTGCTGCCGCCGGCGCTGTCGCGCTCGTCGGTGCGCTTCGCGGCCGCGCCGCGCGACGCGTTCGAGCGCTACGTCGAAACCGGCGAACCGTTCGGCAAGGCGGGCGCATATGCGATCCAGGGCCGTGCGGCCGAATTCGTCGAGCGAATCGCCGGTTCCCATTCGGGTATCATGGGTCTGCCCCTTTTTGAGACAGCCGCGTTGCTCCGTGCCGCGCGCGTCGCCTTCTGA
- the rlmH gene encoding 23S rRNA (pseudouridine(1915)-N(3))-methyltransferase RlmH, whose product MKLYILAVGHKMPGWIASGFDEYTKRMPPELRIELREIKPELRSGGRSAESVMAAERQKIEAALPKGARIVALDERGRDWTTMQLAQALPGWQQDGRDVAFVIGGADGLDPELKARADLLLRISSMTLPHGMVRVLLAEQLYRAWSITQNHPYHRA is encoded by the coding sequence ATGAAGCTTTACATCCTCGCTGTCGGCCACAAGATGCCCGGCTGGATCGCGTCCGGCTTCGACGAGTACACGAAGCGGATGCCGCCGGAGTTGCGCATCGAGCTGCGCGAGATCAAGCCCGAACTGCGTTCGGGCGGCCGCAGCGCGGAAAGCGTGATGGCGGCCGAGCGGCAGAAGATCGAGGCCGCGCTGCCGAAGGGCGCGCGCATCGTCGCGCTCGACGAGCGCGGCCGCGACTGGACCACGATGCAGCTCGCGCAGGCGCTGCCCGGCTGGCAGCAGGACGGCCGTGACGTCGCGTTCGTGATCGGCGGCGCCGACGGGCTCGATCCGGAACTGAAGGCGCGCGCCGATCTGCTGCTGCGCATCTCCAGCATGACGCTGCCGCACGGGATGGTGCGCGTGCTGCTTGCCGAACAGCTTTACCGCGCGTGGAGCATCACGCAGAATCACCCCTACCACCGCGCATGA
- the rsfS gene encoding ribosome silencing factor, with amino-acid sequence MDIRKLQRVIVDALEDIKAQDIKVFNTSHLTELFDRVIVASGTSNRQTKALASSVRDKVKEAGGEIVSSEGEDTGEWVLVDCGDAVVHILQPALRQYYNLEEIWGDKPVRMKLGGDKGQSGFATASEGDDEEEEAPARPARKTAARRR; translated from the coding sequence ATGGATATCCGCAAACTGCAGCGCGTGATCGTCGACGCTCTCGAAGACATCAAGGCGCAAGACATCAAGGTGTTCAACACCAGCCATCTGACCGAACTGTTCGACCGCGTGATCGTCGCGTCGGGCACGTCGAACCGCCAGACCAAGGCGCTCGCCTCGAGCGTGCGCGACAAGGTCAAGGAAGCCGGCGGCGAGATCGTCAGCTCCGAGGGCGAGGACACCGGCGAATGGGTGCTGGTCGATTGCGGCGACGCGGTCGTCCACATCCTGCAGCCCGCGCTGCGCCAGTACTACAACCTCGAGGAAATCTGGGGCGACAAGCCGGTGCGGATGAAGCTCGGCGGCGACAAGGGCCAGAGCGGCTTCGCGACCGCGAGCGAAGGCGACGACGAGGAAGAGGAAGCGCCCGCCCGTCCGGCGCGCAAGACGGCGGCCCGCCGCCGCTGA
- a CDS encoding nicotinate-nucleotide adenylyltransferase: MDTSARPAPQLPSHPPSQRIGLLGGTFDPIHDGHLALARRFADVLQLTELVLLPAGQPYQKRDVSAAEHRLAMTRAAAGSLALPGVAVTVATDEIEHAGPTYTVETLARWRERIGPDASLSLLIGADQLVRLDTWRDWRKLFDYAHVCASTRPGFDLGAASADVAREIARRRADAEQLKATPSGRLLIDTTLAFDIAATDIRAHLRECIARHAQMPDASAEHVPAAVWAYILQHRLYHS; encoded by the coding sequence CTGGACACCTCCGCCCGCCCCGCCCCGCAGCTGCCGTCGCACCCGCCGTCACAACGTATCGGCCTGCTCGGCGGCACGTTCGATCCGATCCACGATGGCCATCTCGCACTCGCGCGCCGGTTCGCCGACGTGCTGCAGCTGACCGAGCTCGTGCTGCTGCCAGCCGGCCAACCGTATCAGAAGCGCGACGTGTCGGCCGCCGAGCATCGGCTCGCGATGACCCGCGCCGCGGCCGGCTCGCTGGCGCTGCCGGGCGTCGCGGTCACCGTCGCGACCGACGAGATCGAGCACGCCGGGCCGACCTACACGGTCGAGACGCTCGCGCGCTGGCGCGAGCGCATCGGCCCCGATGCATCGCTGTCGCTGCTGATCGGCGCCGACCAACTCGTGCGCCTCGACACCTGGCGCGACTGGCGCAAGCTGTTCGACTACGCGCACGTGTGCGCGTCGACGCGCCCCGGCTTCGACCTCGGCGCGGCGTCGGCCGACGTCGCACGCGAAATCGCGCGGCGTCGGGCCGATGCCGAGCAGCTGAAGGCGACGCCATCCGGGCGTCTGCTGATCGATACGACGCTCGCGTTCGATATCGCCGCAACCGACATCCGTGCGCACCTGCGCGAATGCATCGCGCGTCATGCGCAAATGCCCGACGCGTCGGCCGAGCATGTGCCGGCCGCCGTCTGGGCCTATATTCTTCAACATCGTCTCTACCATTCCTGA
- the hemF gene encoding oxygen-dependent coproporphyrinogen oxidase has translation MTDSTYDVARVRTYLQGLQTRIADALGALDGTPLATDAWQRGPEERLRGGGCTRILEGGRVFERAGIGFSDVAGDALPPSASAARPQLAGRGFEALGVSLVLHPRNPYCPTVHMNVRMLIATKPGEAPVFWFGGGMDLTPVYPFEDDARHFHQTCKAALDPFGAELYPRFKTWCDEYFFLKHRNETRGIGGIFFDDFSEPGFERSFEMMQSVGDAFLNAYLPIVERRAALPYGEHEREFQAYRRGRYVEFNLVFDRGTLFGLQSGGRTESILMSMPPVATWRYDWQPAPGSAEARLAEFLVPRDWV, from the coding sequence ATGACCGATTCGACCTACGACGTAGCGCGCGTGCGCACGTATCTCCAGGGCCTGCAGACACGCATCGCCGACGCGCTCGGCGCGCTCGACGGCACGCCGCTCGCGACCGACGCGTGGCAGCGCGGCCCTGAAGAGCGGCTGCGCGGCGGCGGCTGCACGCGGATTCTCGAAGGCGGCCGCGTGTTCGAGCGCGCGGGCATCGGTTTTTCCGACGTCGCGGGCGATGCGCTGCCGCCGTCGGCGAGCGCCGCGCGCCCGCAGCTGGCCGGCCGCGGCTTCGAGGCGCTCGGCGTGTCGCTGGTGCTGCACCCGCGCAACCCGTACTGCCCGACCGTCCACATGAACGTGCGCATGCTGATCGCGACGAAGCCCGGCGAAGCGCCGGTCTTCTGGTTCGGCGGCGGCATGGATCTGACACCGGTTTATCCGTTCGAGGACGACGCGCGGCATTTCCACCAGACCTGCAAGGCCGCGCTCGACCCGTTCGGCGCCGAGCTCTACCCGCGCTTCAAGACCTGGTGCGACGAGTACTTCTTCCTGAAGCACCGCAACGAGACGCGCGGCATCGGCGGGATCTTCTTCGACGATTTCTCGGAACCCGGTTTCGAACGCTCGTTTGAGATGATGCAAAGCGTCGGCGACGCGTTCCTGAACGCGTATCTGCCGATCGTCGAGCGCCGCGCGGCGCTGCCGTACGGCGAGCACGAGCGCGAGTTCCAGGCGTACCGGCGCGGCCGCTACGTCGAATTCAACCTGGTGTTCGACCGCGGCACGCTGTTCGGGCTGCAAAGCGGCGGCCGGACCGAGTCGATCCTGATGTCGATGCCGCCGGTGGCCACCTGGCGCTACGACTGGCAACCGGCGCCCGGCTCGGCGGAAGCGCGTCTCGCGGAATTCCTCGTGCCGCGCGACTGGGTCTGA